In Aristaeella hokkaidonensis, the following are encoded in one genomic region:
- a CDS encoding D-lyxose/D-mannose family sugar isomerase produces MKRSEINAHIREFETVLQEHCFMLPPFLSFTPEEWLAKGSEYDEIRDNALGWDLTDFGSGDFFSRGLYLITLRNGNAHEDRYPKPYAEKIMMLRGGQTCPCHFHWHKMEDIINRGGGNVIFRLWNAGADGLPDRMTPVTVHRDGRIYTVPAGEKIVIAPGESLTLHPGCYHEFTVGKADNYALIGEVSMCNDDETDNRFETPVGRFPAIEEDEPPYRLLCNEYPPAR; encoded by the coding sequence ATGAAACGCTCCGAGATCAATGCCCATATCAGGGAGTTTGAAACTGTTCTGCAGGAACACTGTTTTATGCTGCCGCCGTTTTTGTCATTTACCCCGGAGGAGTGGCTGGCAAAAGGCAGTGAGTATGACGAAATCCGGGACAACGCTCTTGGATGGGACCTGACGGATTTCGGCAGCGGTGATTTCTTTTCCCGCGGGCTTTACCTGATCACACTCCGTAACGGGAACGCACATGAGGACAGATATCCGAAGCCCTATGCGGAGAAGATCATGATGCTGCGGGGCGGGCAGACCTGCCCCTGTCATTTCCACTGGCATAAAATGGAGGATATTATCAACCGGGGCGGCGGAAATGTGATATTCCGGCTATGGAACGCCGGAGCAGACGGACTGCCGGATCGCATGACTCCTGTGACCGTGCACCGGGACGGGAGAATATATACAGTTCCGGCAGGGGAGAAAATTGTGATTGCACCGGGGGAGAGCCTGACGCTGCATCCCGGCTGCTATCATGAATTCACCGTCGGGAAAGCAGATAACTATGCCCTGATCGGCGAGGTTTCCATGTGCAATGACGATGAAACGGATAACCGTTTTGAAACACCGGTAGGACGATTTCCTGCCATTGAGGAGGATGAACCGCCCTATCGCCTGTTGTGCAATGAGTATCCGCCCGCACGCTGA
- a CDS encoding carbohydrate kinase family protein has translation MRKVIAAGHICLDITPVFPAGKRYDSLSSLLVPGKLIQTEAADVHTGGSVANTGLALKLLGCDVTLMGKVGDDSFGTMIRSILAQYGAGGLLVDPESSTSYSVVLAVPGQDRVFLHSPGANDTFTGADIPEEALEDAALFHFGYPPLMRRTWENDGAELTALYRRMKEKGIATSLDLAAVDPNTPAGQADWEKILSGVLPYVDFFVPSFEELCWMLDRERYDRLVAGGRDMTDGLDLETEVLPLAERVLSMGCRAAMIKCGTSGMLLRTAGRACMERVGSRLELDTGTWSNQTVLQSCFKADIVRSGAGAGDTSIAAFLAAVLSGRKPAECVALACAEGACCVTTYDTLSGLKPLDELEERIRKGW, from the coding sequence ATGAGAAAGGTGATTGCCGCAGGTCATATTTGCCTGGATATTACGCCGGTCTTTCCGGCAGGGAAACGGTACGACAGCCTGTCGTCCCTGCTGGTTCCCGGCAAACTGATCCAGACGGAGGCGGCAGACGTACATACCGGCGGAAGCGTGGCCAATACAGGCCTGGCGCTGAAATTGCTGGGATGTGACGTGACGCTGATGGGCAAGGTTGGAGATGATTCCTTCGGGACGATGATCCGGAGTATCCTGGCCCAATACGGAGCAGGGGGACTGCTGGTTGACCCGGAAAGTTCCACCTCCTATTCCGTTGTGCTGGCTGTGCCTGGCCAGGACCGGGTTTTCCTGCACAGCCCGGGAGCAAATGATACATTTACCGGCGCGGATATTCCGGAGGAAGCCCTGGAGGACGCAGCGCTGTTTCACTTCGGCTATCCGCCGCTGATGCGCCGAACCTGGGAAAACGACGGGGCGGAGCTGACTGCCCTGTACCGGCGTATGAAAGAGAAAGGGATTGCCACCAGCCTGGATCTGGCAGCGGTGGATCCAAATACTCCGGCAGGGCAGGCAGACTGGGAAAAGATCCTTTCCGGCGTGCTGCCGTATGTTGACTTTTTTGTGCCGAGCTTTGAGGAGCTTTGCTGGATGCTGGACAGGGAACGGTATGACCGGCTGGTTGCCGGCGGCAGGGATATGACAGACGGACTGGACCTGGAAACAGAAGTCCTGCCACTGGCAGAAAGGGTGCTTTCCATGGGATGCCGGGCGGCTATGATCAAGTGCGGGACAAGCGGAATGCTGCTCCGAACTGCCGGCAGGGCATGCATGGAACGGGTTGGATCACGGCTGGAACTGGACACAGGAACATGGAGCAATCAGACAGTGTTGCAATCCTGCTTCAAAGCTGATATTGTGCGAAGCGGAGCAGGTGCCGGAGATACCAGCATTGCCGCATTCCTGGCGGCGGTGCTCAGCGGAAGAAAACCGGCGGAATGTGTGGCGCTGGCATGCGCTGAAGGTGCCTGCTGCGTGACCACATACGATACGCTCAGCGGACTGAAACCGCTCGATGAACTGGAAGAAAGAATCCGAAAAGGCTGGTAA
- a CDS encoding ABC transporter permease, protein MKGIKKYLKDNLGIILALVAMILFLYVYPKTHNTFLTTNNIFNVLRQSATNLMLACGMTMVIILGGIDLSVGSIIAMSGVLGAAAVVWHGLPEIVGILIAILSGLLFGLLNGTIIARTKIPPFIVTLASMNIAKGIAYVYSGGKPIRCMTDAWKFLGAGNVAGIPTPVITMFIVFVVAVLFLNRSRIGRHIYAVGGNDTAAKFSAINTAKVKLIVYSFSGLMAGLAGITIASRLYSGTCTSGDGAEMDAIAAVVVGGTSMSGGSGKLGGTLIGVLIIGILNNGLNLMGVNSDWQYIIKGAVILSAVYMDFLRNRKKAS, encoded by the coding sequence ATGAAAGGCATTAAAAAGTATCTGAAGGACAACCTGGGAATTATCCTGGCCCTGGTCGCCATGATCCTGTTCCTGTATGTTTATCCGAAAACCCATAATACGTTCCTGACCACCAACAATATCTTCAATGTGCTGCGGCAGAGTGCCACCAACCTGATGCTGGCCTGCGGCATGACGATGGTCATCATCCTGGGAGGCATTGACCTTTCCGTGGGTTCCATCATCGCCATGTCCGGCGTGCTGGGCGCGGCGGCGGTTGTATGGCACGGACTGCCGGAAATTGTGGGCATCCTGATTGCTATCCTGTCCGGTCTGCTGTTCGGCCTGCTGAACGGCACGATCATCGCCCGGACAAAGATCCCGCCCTTTATCGTGACCCTGGCATCCATGAACATCGCGAAGGGTATTGCCTACGTGTATTCGGGCGGCAAGCCGATCCGCTGCATGACAGACGCCTGGAAGTTCCTGGGCGCTGGCAACGTGGCGGGCATCCCGACGCCGGTGATCACGATGTTCATTGTGTTTGTCGTCGCGGTGCTGTTCCTGAACCGGTCCCGGATCGGAAGGCACATTTACGCGGTGGGCGGCAACGATACAGCAGCAAAATTCTCCGCGATCAACACCGCCAAGGTTAAACTGATTGTTTACTCCTTCAGCGGCCTGATGGCCGGCCTGGCCGGCATCACCATCGCATCCCGCCTGTACTCCGGAACCTGTACTTCCGGTGACGGCGCGGAAATGGACGCCATCGCGGCTGTGGTCGTGGGCGGTACCTCCATGTCCGGCGGATCCGGCAAGCTGGGCGGAACCCTGATCGGTGTGCTGATCATCGGTATCCTGAACAACGGCCTGAACCTGATGGGCGTCAACTCCGACTGGCAGTACATCATCAAGGGCGCCGTTATCCTGTCGGCTGTGTATATGGACTTCCTGCGCAACCGCAAGAAGGCATCCTGA
- a CDS encoding class II fructose-bisphosphate aldolase, which translates to MLVNMNDVLLPAKEGKYAVGFFNAVNVEMARAIIETAEELRAPVMVGTAEVLLPAMPLERVAEYLIPMAKKASVPVCVHYDHGLTFEKCMEALDLGFTSVMYDCSTETYEANVEKVAEMVGICHAKGVTVEGELGHVGDNEGAGKLENPEDYFTNPDTAADFVNRTGIDSLAVAVGNAHGDYKFPPKLDFDRIETIAGRTGLPLVLHGGSGLSDSDFRTAVQRGICKVNIFTDIDKAGKAGIEEGLAAGASSMMGLIPYEIEAMKKVVRNKMELFGSVGRIPMQTE; encoded by the coding sequence ATGCTTGTCAATATGAACGACGTGCTGCTGCCGGCAAAAGAAGGGAAATACGCTGTCGGTTTCTTTAACGCGGTGAATGTGGAGATGGCCCGGGCAATCATTGAAACGGCGGAGGAACTGCGGGCACCGGTTATGGTTGGTACGGCGGAAGTCCTGCTGCCGGCAATGCCCCTGGAACGTGTGGCGGAATACCTGATACCCATGGCAAAGAAAGCGTCTGTACCGGTATGCGTTCATTATGACCATGGCCTGACGTTCGAAAAATGCATGGAGGCGCTGGATCTGGGCTTTACTTCCGTAATGTATGACTGCTCAACAGAGACGTATGAAGCCAACGTTGAAAAGGTCGCGGAAATGGTCGGGATCTGCCATGCCAAAGGCGTTACCGTGGAAGGTGAACTCGGTCATGTGGGGGATAACGAAGGAGCCGGAAAGCTGGAGAACCCTGAGGATTATTTCACCAATCCGGACACAGCGGCGGATTTTGTTAATCGAACTGGAATTGATTCCCTGGCAGTGGCGGTCGGCAATGCCCACGGGGATTACAAGTTCCCGCCGAAACTGGATTTTGACCGTATTGAAACGATTGCCGGCAGGACCGGACTGCCCCTGGTGCTGCATGGCGGAAGCGGACTGTCGGATTCCGATTTCCGGACAGCAGTGCAGAGGGGCATATGCAAGGTCAATATCTTCACGGATATCGACAAAGCCGGAAAGGCCGGTATTGAGGAAGGCCTGGCTGCAGGCGCTTCCTCCATGATGGGACTGATTCCTTACGAGATTGAAGCCATGAAGAAGGTCGTACGGAACAAGATGGAACTGTTCGGCTCTGTGGGCCGCATTCCAATGCAGACAGAATGA
- a CDS encoding sugar ABC transporter ATP-binding protein: MSEYLLEMKGIYKSFPGVKALQNVEFQLKAGEIHALLGENGAGKSTLIKVLGGIYIAEEGEIRIDGKKVVIDGVNAARDNGISIIHQELVLVPHMTVAENIFLGREPMGKFGVDYKRMAASAQEMLDKFDLGISATDEIFDLSIAQQQMVEIVKAISFNCRILVMDEPTSSISDREVTQLFEIMRNLAAQGVGIIYISHKMSELNEVCDRVTVLRDGMYVGTRVVADTPRDELITMMVGRELDQYYTRDHVKDTPVFFKCEHIDDGKKHHKRVNDVSFEVREGEIVGFAGLVGAGRSETMQCIFGLTSTATGTITLEGKKLNISSAVDAMKYGIAMVPENRKLEGLYHIQSVSFNTTIEVLHEIINHLRVNEKREHEITQEFIDKMQTKTPSHEQRVSNLSGGNQQKVMIGRWLATKPKVLILDEPTRGVDVGAKAEIYEIMNELTKQGVAIIMVSSELPEIINMADRVYVMYDGRITGCIDYENVSQEAIMHLATLETAGGANE; this comes from the coding sequence GTGAGCGAATACCTGCTCGAGATGAAAGGAATCTATAAATCCTTTCCGGGCGTCAAGGCACTGCAGAATGTGGAGTTTCAGCTGAAAGCCGGAGAGATCCACGCGCTGCTGGGTGAGAACGGTGCGGGCAAATCCACGCTGATCAAGGTGCTGGGCGGCATCTATATCGCGGAGGAAGGCGAGATCCGCATCGACGGAAAAAAGGTTGTTATTGACGGCGTAAATGCTGCCCGTGACAACGGTATTTCCATTATCCACCAGGAACTGGTGCTGGTGCCGCATATGACCGTGGCGGAGAATATCTTCCTCGGCCGGGAACCCATGGGAAAATTCGGCGTGGACTATAAGCGGATGGCAGCGTCCGCGCAGGAAATGCTGGATAAGTTTGACCTTGGAATCAGCGCAACAGATGAGATCTTTGATCTTTCCATCGCGCAGCAGCAGATGGTGGAGATTGTCAAAGCCATTTCCTTCAACTGCCGCATCCTGGTCATGGATGAGCCGACATCCTCCATTTCCGACCGTGAGGTTACGCAGCTGTTTGAAATTATGCGCAACCTGGCGGCCCAGGGTGTGGGCATCATCTACATCAGTCACAAGATGAGTGAACTGAACGAGGTCTGTGACCGGGTGACGGTGCTGCGTGACGGCATGTACGTGGGCACACGCGTGGTTGCGGATACTCCCCGGGACGAGCTGATTACCATGATGGTCGGCCGGGAGCTGGACCAGTATTATACCCGTGACCACGTCAAGGACACGCCGGTCTTCTTCAAGTGTGAACATATTGATGACGGCAAGAAACACCACAAACGGGTGAACGACGTTTCCTTTGAGGTGCGGGAAGGTGAAATCGTCGGTTTCGCAGGCCTGGTCGGCGCCGGACGCAGCGAGACAATGCAGTGTATCTTCGGCCTGACGAGCACCGCCACCGGAACGATCACGCTGGAAGGGAAAAAGCTGAATATCTCCAGTGCTGTGGACGCCATGAAATACGGTATTGCCATGGTACCGGAAAACCGGAAACTGGAAGGACTTTATCATATCCAGTCCGTGAGTTTCAACACCACCATAGAGGTGCTCCATGAAATCATCAATCACCTGCGCGTGAACGAGAAACGGGAACATGAAATTACCCAGGAGTTCATTGATAAGATGCAGACGAAGACCCCTTCCCATGAGCAGCGGGTCTCCAACCTGTCCGGCGGAAACCAGCAGAAGGTTATGATCGGACGCTGGCTTGCCACGAAGCCGAAGGTGCTGATCCTGGATGAGCCGACCCGCGGCGTGGACGTCGGTGCCAAGGCGGAAATCTATGAGATTATGAATGAACTGACCAAACAGGGTGTGGCCATTATCATGGTTTCTTCGGAACTGCCGGAGATCATCAATATGGCAGACCGGGTCTATGTGATGTACGACGGCCGGATTACCGGCTGCATCGATTATGAAAACGTCAGCCAGGAAGCGATCATGCATCTCGCAACCCTGGAGACAGCAGGAGGGGCCAACGAATGA
- a CDS encoding DUF1653 domain-containing protein, which translates to MESIRPGRYRHFKGKEYEVIGIARHSETEEAMVVYRPLYTDRGLWVRPASMWNEEIEREGKTFRRFERIED; encoded by the coding sequence GTGGAAAGCATCCGGCCGGGACGATACCGCCACTTCAAAGGGAAGGAATATGAGGTCATCGGGATTGCCAGGCACTCGGAAACCGAAGAGGCCATGGTGGTCTATCGTCCTCTTTATACGGATCGTGGACTCTGGGTTCGCCCTGCATCCATGTGGAATGAGGAAATTGAGCGGGAAGGGAAGACTTTCAGAAGATTTGAAAGGATCGAAGACTGA